Proteins from a single region of Macaca fascicularis isolate 582-1 chromosome 5, T2T-MFA8v1.1:
- the LOC135970971 gene encoding U1 small nuclear ribonucleoprotein C, translating to MPKFYCDYCDTYLTHDSPSVRKTHCSGRKHKENVKDYYQKWMEEQAQSLIDKTTAAFQQGKIPPTPFSAPPPAGAMIPPPPSLPGPPRPGMMPAPHMGGPPMMPMMGPPPPGMMPVGPAPGMRPPMGGHMPMMPGPPMMRPPARPMMVPTRPGMTRPDR from the coding sequence ATGCCCAAGTTTTATTGTGACTACTGCGATACATACCTCACCCATGACTCTCCATCTGTGAGAAAGACACACTGCAGTGGAAGGAAACACAAAGAGAATGTGAAAGACTATTATCAGAAATGGATGGAAGAGCAGGCTCAGAGCCTGATTGACAAAACAACGGCTGCATTTCAACAAGGAAAGATACCTCCTACTCCAttctctgctcctcctcctgcaggGGCGATGATACCACCTCCCCCCAGCCTTCCGGGTCCTCCTCGCCCTGGTATGATGCCAGCACCCCATATGGGGGGCCCTCCCATGATGCCAATGATGggccctcctcctcctgggatgATGCCAGTGGGACCTGCTCCTGGAATGAGGCCGCCCATGGGAGGCCACATGCCAATGATGCCTGGGCCCCCAATGATGAGACCTCCTGCCCGTCCCATGATGGTGCCCACTCGGCCCGGAATGACTCGACCAGACAGATAA